The following proteins come from a genomic window of Campylobacter sp. RM16189:
- the rpsC gene encoding 30S ribosomal protein S3 yields the protein MGQKVNPIGLRLGINRNWESRWFPTKGSMVENIGEDYKIRAFLKKKLYYAGISQIVIERTAKKIRVTVVAARPGIIIGKKGSDVEKLKEDIQKLINKEVNVNIKEERKAQSSAQLAAENVAMQLEKRVAFRRAMKKVIQAAQKSGAKGIKISVAGRLGGAEMARTEWYLEGRVPLHTLRAKIDYGFAEAHTTYGNIGIKVWIFKGEVLQKGVQVEKNEEEAPKKTRRARRGK from the coding sequence ATGGGACAGAAAGTAAATCCGATCGGTTTAAGACTAGGAATCAACCGCAACTGGGAGTCAAGATGGTTTCCTACTAAAGGAAGTATGGTAGAAAATATTGGCGAAGACTATAAAATTCGTGCATTTTTGAAGAAAAAACTATACTATGCTGGAATTTCACAAATTGTAATAGAAAGAACAGCTAAGAAGATAAGAGTGACTGTAGTGGCAGCTCGCCCTGGAATCATTATTGGCAAAAAAGGCTCAGATGTTGAGAAGCTAAAAGAGGATATCCAAAAGCTAATCAATAAAGAGGTTAATGTAAATATTAAAGAAGAGAGAAAAGCTCAATCTTCTGCTCAACTTGCTGCAGAAAATGTTGCAATGCAGCTTGAAAAACGTGTTGCATTTAGACGTGCAATGAAAAAAGTAATCCAAGCTGCTCAAAAATCTGGCGCTAAAGGTATTAAAATTTCAGTTGCTGGACGTCTAGGCGGCGCTGAGATGGCAAGAACAGAGTGGTATTTGGAGGGTCGTGTGCCTCTTCATACACTAAGAGCGAAGATTGATTACGGCTTTGCAGAGGCGCATACTACTTATGGAAACATAGGTATTAAAGTGTGGATATTTAAAGGCGAAGTTCTTCAAAAAGGCGTTCAAGTCGAGAAGAATGAGGAAGAGGCGCCTAAGAAAACACGCAGAGCAAGAAGGGGTAAATAA
- the rplV gene encoding 50S ribosomal protein L22 → MSKAIIKFVRLSPTKTRLIANEVQGMNAELALASLSFMPNRGAKFIANAISSAVANGGFEPEEVVVKSCRVDAGPVLKRFRPRARGSASRIRKPTSHILVEVSKPEKKEA, encoded by the coding sequence ATGAGTAAGGCAATTATAAAATTCGTAAGACTATCTCCAACTAAAACAAGATTGATAGCAAATGAGGTTCAGGGAATGAATGCTGAGCTTGCACTTGCAAGTCTTAGCTTTATGCCAAACCGTGGCGCTAAATTTATAGCAAATGCAATTAGCTCGGCTGTTGCAAATGGCGGTTTTGAGCCTGAAGAGGTAGTTGTGAAAAGCTGCCGTGTGGATGCAGGTCCTGTATTAAAAAGATTTAGACCAAGAGCAAGAGGAAGCGCGAGCAGAATTCGCAAGCCTACTTCTCACATTTTGGTAGAAGTATCTAAACCTGAAAAGAAGGAAGCATAA
- the rpsS gene encoding 30S ribosomal protein S19, with protein sequence MARSLKKGPFVDGHVMKKVVAAKKANDNKPIKTWSRRSTIVPEMIGLTFNVHNGKSFIPVYVTENHIGYKLGEFAPTRTFKGHKGSVQKKIGK encoded by the coding sequence ATGGCTAGATCACTCAAAAAAGGTCCTTTCGTAGACGGACATGTAATGAAAAAAGTTGTTGCTGCCAAAAAAGCCAACGACAACAAGCCGATCAAAACATGGTCAAGACGCAGTACGATTGTGCCTGAAATGATTGGACTAACATTTAATGTCCACAATGGTAAAAGTTTCATTCCAGTATATGTTACAGAAAATCATATCGGATACAAACTAGGCGAATTCGCTCCAACACGCACATTTAAGGGCCACAAAGGTTCAGTGCAAAAGAAAATAGGCAAATAA
- the rplB gene encoding 50S ribosomal protein L2: MAIKTYKPYTPSRRFMTGLSSEDITAKPSVRSLLVKLPATGGRNNNGRITSRHKQAGAKKLYRIIDFKRRKFGIEGKVEAIEYDPNRNCRIALIAYKDGEKRYIIRPNGLNVGDIVSAAEEGLDIKPGNAMKLKNIPVGTIVHNVELKPGKGGQIARSAGGYAQLMGKEEKYVILRLPSGEMRQILAECMASVGVIGNEDWANVTIGKAGRNRHRGIRPQTRGSAMNPVDHPHGGGEGKKNSGRHPVTPWGKPTKGAKTRRKKASDKLIISRRKGK; encoded by the coding sequence ATGGCGATTAAAACATATAAACCATATACACCGAGCCGTAGATTTATGACAGGTCTTAGCAGTGAAGATATCACGGCTAAACCAAGCGTTAGAAGTTTGCTTGTAAAACTTCCTGCAACAGGCGGTAGAAATAACAACGGAAGAATCACTTCAAGACATAAACAAGCTGGTGCTAAAAAGCTATATCGTATTATAGATTTTAAAAGACGCAAATTTGGTATAGAGGGCAAGGTTGAGGCTATCGAATATGATCCAAACAGAAACTGCCGTATAGCACTTATCGCCTATAAAGATGGCGAAAAACGCTATATCATCAGACCAAACGGACTAAATGTAGGTGATATCGTATCTGCAGCCGAAGAGGGTCTTGATATAAAACCAGGTAACGCAATGAAGCTAAAAAATATTCCTGTGGGAACAATCGTTCATAACGTAGAGTTAAAACCTGGCAAAGGCGGACAGATAGCAAGATCTGCAGGTGGATATGCACAGCTTATGGGTAAAGAGGAAAAATACGTTATCTTAAGACTTCCAAGCGGTGAAATGAGACAAATTTTAGCAGAGTGTATGGCTAGCGTTGGCGTTATCGGAAACGAGGATTGGGCTAACGTAACTATAGGTAAAGCTGGACGTAATCGCCACAGAGGTATTCGCCCGCAAACCAGAGGTTCTGCTATGAACCCTGTTGATCACCCACACGGTGGTGGTGAAGGTAAGAAAAATTCAGGCCGTCACCCAGTAACTCCATGGGGTAAACCAACTAAAGGTGCTAAGACTCGCCGCAAGAAGGCTAGCGATAAGCTAATTATTTCAAGAAGGAAAGGAAAATAG
- a CDS encoding 50S ribosomal protein L23, with the protein MADITDIKTILYTEKTLGLQEDGVVVIQTSPKMTKNRLKEILKEYFGVMPLRVNSLRMEGKVKRFKGQTGQRSEVKKFYVKLPEGSTLESMEA; encoded by the coding sequence ATGGCAGATATAACTGATATCAAAACAATTTTATATACAGAAAAAACTCTTGGCCTTCAAGAAGATGGTGTAGTAGTTATCCAAACTTCACCAAAAATGACTAAAAATAGGCTAAAAGAAATTTTAAAAGAGTATTTCGGAGTGATGCCGCTTCGCGTAAATTCACTTAGAATGGAAGGCAAAGTTAAGCGTTTTAAAGGACAAACAGGACAACGCAGTGAAGTTAAAAAATTCTACGTTAAGTTGCCTGAAGGTTCAACTCTAGAAAGCATGGAGGCGTAA
- the rplD gene encoding 50S ribosomal protein L4 — MSKVCVLNEKFEKAGDLDLPANYAEVNPHNLYLYVKSYLAGIRANTAHTKTRAFVSGGGKKPWRQKGRGGARAGSTRTNVWVGGAVSFGPLNNRNYFQKVNKKQKRLALECALAQKANEGKIFAVDSISIDSGKTKDAAKIINSLNLRDALIVKDLLDDNTLLAFRNLSNCYLVDASEINAYLVSVFSAVIIEKAALESITKEG; from the coding sequence ATGAGTAAAGTTTGCGTATTAAACGAGAAATTTGAAAAGGCTGGAGATTTAGACCTTCCTGCAAACTATGCAGAGGTAAATCCACACAACCTTTATCTATATGTTAAATCTTACCTTGCAGGTATCCGCGCAAATACGGCTCACACTAAGACTCGTGCTTTTGTAAGCGGTGGAGGTAAGAAGCCTTGGAGACAAAAAGGTCGCGGCGGAGCTCGTGCAGGTTCAACTAGAACTAACGTATGGGTTGGCGGTGCAGTATCTTTTGGTCCATTAAACAATAGAAATTATTTCCAAAAAGTTAATAAAAAACAAAAGAGATTAGCTCTTGAGTGCGCATTGGCACAAAAGGCTAACGAGGGCAAAATTTTCGCAGTTGATAGCATCAGCATTGACAGCGGAAAGACAAAAGATGCGGCAAAAATTATCAATAGCCTAAATTTAAGAGATGCTTTGATAGTTAAAGATTTGCTTGATGATAACACGCTTTTGGCATTTAGAAATTTATCAAACTGCTATCTGGTAGATGCAAGCGAGATAAATGCGTATCTAGTATCGGTATTTAGTGCGGTTATCATTGAAAAAGCGGCACTTGAATCTATAACAAAAGAGGGCTAA
- the rplC gene encoding 50S ribosomal protein L3, which produces MEYIVEKIGMSRTISVPSTPVTLLKLVETKVCEVGENNRAIVAYAKGKAKNKAIAGQQKKYNLSAEYNKFATLTVANSEAGDLDVSPLSSAAIIKVSFDSKGRGYQGVVKRHGFGGGPKSHGSRFHRRHGSIGNCEWPGRVQPGMKMAGHMGDVKVTVKNEVVSFDSENGILVLKGSVPGHNGAMGRVRIVK; this is translated from the coding sequence ATGGAATATATCGTAGAAAAAATAGGCATGAGTAGGACGATTTCGGTTCCTAGCACACCAGTTACACTTCTAAAACTTGTAGAGACTAAAGTTTGCGAAGTGGGTGAAAATAACCGCGCAATCGTTGCTTATGCAAAAGGTAAAGCGAAGAACAAAGCTATAGCAGGTCAGCAAAAGAAATACAATCTTTCGGCTGAGTACAACAAATTTGCCACTTTAACAGTTGCAAATAGCGAAGCAGGCGATCTTGACGTAAGCCCGTTAAGTTCAGCGGCAATCATAAAAGTTAGCTTTGATTCAAAGGGTAGAGGTTATCAAGGTGTTGTTAAAAGACACGGATTTGGTGGCGGACCAAAAAGTCACGGTTCACGTTTCCACAGACGTCACGGATCAATCGGTAACTGCGAATGGCCGGGACGTGTTCAACCTGGTATGAAAATGGCCGGACATATGGGCGATGTAAAAGTAACTGTTAAAAACGAAGTTGTAAGTTTTGATAGTGAGAACGGAATTTTGGTTTTAAAAGGCTCAGTTCCTGGACACAACGGCGCAATGGGTAGAGTAAGGATAGTAAAATGA
- the rpsJ gene encoding 30S ribosomal protein S10 has protein sequence MERIRLKLKAYDHRVLDRTVAAIVEAVKRTGADVRGPVPMPTKIKRYTVLKSPHINKDSREQFEMRIHARMLDIVAATPDTVDSLTKLDLAPEVNVEVRAMGK, from the coding sequence ATGGAGAGAATCAGGCTTAAGCTCAAAGCTTATGACCATAGAGTTCTAGACCGCACAGTTGCAGCAATCGTAGAAGCTGTCAAAAGAACTGGTGCTGACGTAAGAGGTCCAGTGCCAATGCCTACTAAGATCAAACGCTACACAGTCTTAAAATCACCACACATCAACAAAGATTCACGTGAGCAGTTTGAGATGAGAATTCATGCACGTATGCTTGACATCGTAGCAGCTACACCTGACACAGTCGATTCGCTAACAAAACTTGACTTGGCTCCTGAAGTTAACGTCGAAGTTCGTGCGATGGGCAAGTAA
- a CDS encoding ATP-binding protein → MKKLLSLYNTPLKSLKFIDRKFSITSPKTLIIGSDGSGKTSLVIDHLKQFKDDEILYINLQDIRINEAKILDDLEQFLKDNAAIKALAIEGVNSNEQAVVIEKFSSLDLQNIIVTSESKNINLNGFKKLNLSYLDYEEFIAFFPKNLDQDQLFSHFVTHGNSLNSAFLDQSEVVENLQARLKSKLNEADINLMKECAAFQGANLSAHELYKNLKTHSKTSKDRVYAGLVELENRGFISLVAKFEQPSAAKRLYFNDFAMRNALSLKKDFVKLFSNIVFCELFKFKEEIFYTKEFDFFLAKRKLAILCIPFSDSDLIFLKFKKLHANLKALGVNKLQVISVANQAELSMEGIKCEILPFSRWALSF, encoded by the coding sequence TTGAAAAAACTGCTATCGCTTTACAACACTCCTTTAAAATCGCTTAAATTTATAGACAGAAAATTTAGCATAACTTCGCCAAAAACTCTCATCATAGGAAGCGACGGAAGCGGTAAAACTTCACTTGTAATAGATCATCTAAAGCAGTTTAAAGATGATGAAATTTTATATATAAACCTGCAAGACATAAGGATAAATGAGGCTAAAATTTTAGATGATTTAGAGCAGTTTTTAAAGGATAACGCAGCTATAAAAGCTCTGGCGATAGAAGGAGTAAATTCAAACGAGCAAGCAGTCGTTATAGAAAAATTTTCAAGTTTAGACCTTCAAAATATAATCGTAACTAGCGAGTCAAAAAACATAAATTTAAACGGCTTTAAAAAACTAAATTTAAGCTACCTAGACTACGAAGAGTTTATAGCGTTTTTCCCTAAAAATTTAGATCAAGATCAGCTATTTAGCCATTTTGTTACGCACGGTAATAGCCTAAATTCAGCCTTTCTTGACCAAAGCGAAGTTGTAGAAAATCTCCAAGCAAGGCTTAAGAGCAAACTAAATGAAGCTGATATAAATTTGATGAAAGAGTGTGCTGCTTTTCAAGGGGCAAATTTAAGCGCGCATGAGCTGTATAAAAATTTAAAAACACACTCTAAAACCTCAAAAGACCGCGTCTATGCAGGACTTGTTGAGCTAGAAAATAGAGGTTTTATAAGTCTTGTAGCGAAATTTGAGCAGCCAAGCGCGGCAAAGAGGCTTTATTTTAACGATTTTGCGATGCGAAATGCGCTGAGTCTAAAGAAAGATTTCGTAAAACTTTTTTCAAATATCGTCTTTTGCGAGCTTTTTAAATTTAAAGAGGAGATTTTTTACACTAAAGAGTTTGATTTTTTCCTTGCTAAAAGGAAACTTGCTATACTTTGCATACCATTTAGCGATAGCGATCTGATATTTTTAAAATTTAAAAAACTTCACGCGAATTTAAAAGCTCTTGGAGTAAATAAACTTCAGGTTATCAGCGTGGCAAATCAAGCCGAGCTTAGTATGGAAGGCATAAAGTGTGAAATTTTGCCTTTTTCACGGTGGGCGCTTAGTTTTTAA
- a CDS encoding ribonuclease HII, which yields MSEVKICGIDEAGRGALAGPLVVAACVLNSEISGLNDSKKLSVKRRKELFHEIALNSQFLIAYFSNRQIDEFGLSECLRRALNLFKSHFVNYELLYDGNANYGTGIKTMIKADGKIAEVSAASILAKVSRDELMGAWSKIYPDYGYASHKGYGTKAHLEAIRNLGECELTRKSFIVKAFEPTLF from the coding sequence ATGAGCGAAGTTAAAATTTGCGGTATTGACGAGGCCGGCAGAGGAGCGCTTGCAGGTCCTTTAGTCGTAGCTGCTTGCGTGCTAAATAGCGAAATTTCAGGGCTTAACGACTCTAAAAAACTAAGCGTAAAAAGACGCAAAGAGCTTTTTCATGAGATAGCCTTAAATTCGCAATTTTTAATCGCATATTTTTCAAATCGCCAAATAGATGAATTTGGGCTTAGCGAGTGCTTAAGGCGGGCTTTAAATCTTTTTAAAAGTCATTTTGTAAACTACGAGCTACTTTACGACGGCAACGCAAACTACGGCACCGGCATTAAAACGATGATAAAGGCTGATGGCAAAATCGCCGAAGTAAGCGCGGCAAGTATCTTAGCCAAAGTAAGCAGAGATGAGCTAATGGGCGCATGGAGCAAAATTTATCCTGATTATGGATACGCCTCTCACAAGGGTTACGGCACAAAGGCACACCTTGAGGCGATTAGAAATTTGGGCGAATGTGAGCTAACTCGAAAAAGCTTTATAGTTAAGGCGTTTGAGCCCACACTTTTTTAA
- a CDS encoding bile acid:sodium symporter family protein — translation MKALLFPIAAIVLSFIAYTFPTGFVAIKGYIVPLLVVIMLGMGITLSIDDFKQILHKKKALGLGIFIQFLIMPLAAFLISKAFGFSNEITAGMMLVGTSAGGTASNVMTYLAKGDVALSVSMTLFSTLLSIVLMPFLTWLYIGQEVPVPAMSMLLNLVKIMLVPIVVGVLLNTFFHKFVKKILPALPVISMAAIITIIAIVVALNVKNIQTVGALVALGVVIHNGSGLFCGYFLSKMFGFDEKTARTVAIEVGMQNSGLSVALAVKYFGSLAALPGALFSVWHNLSGSILAGIWGSKSQK, via the coding sequence ATGAAAGCACTACTTTTTCCTATAGCAGCGATAGTTTTATCATTTATCGCTTATACTTTTCCGACCGGTTTTGTAGCTATCAAAGGCTATATCGTTCCGCTTCTTGTCGTTATCATGCTTGGCATGGGTATCACGCTTAGTATTGATGATTTTAAGCAAATTTTGCACAAGAAAAAAGCTCTGGGACTTGGAATTTTTATCCAATTTCTCATCATGCCGCTTGCTGCTTTTTTGATCTCAAAAGCGTTTGGATTTAGCAACGAAATCACCGCGGGTATGATGCTAGTAGGCACTAGTGCGGGAGGAACGGCCTCAAACGTGATGACCTACTTAGCCAAGGGCGATGTCGCTTTAAGCGTTAGTATGACGCTATTTTCCACTCTGCTTTCAATAGTATTAATGCCGTTTCTAACATGGCTTTACATCGGACAAGAAGTCCCGGTGCCTGCTATGAGTATGCTTTTAAATTTGGTTAAAATTATGCTTGTGCCGATAGTTGTGGGCGTGCTTTTAAATACTTTTTTTCATAAATTCGTTAAAAAGATCCTTCCTGCGCTTCCTGTCATATCCATGGCGGCTATCATCACGATCATAGCTATCGTAGTGGCGCTAAACGTGAAAAATATCCAAACCGTAGGCGCACTAGTAGCGCTTGGCGTAGTCATTCATAACGGCTCGGGGCTATTTTGCGGATACTTTTTATCCAAGATGTTTGGCTTTGATGAAAAGACGGCAAGAACCGTCGCTATCGAGGTTGGTATGCAAAATTCAGGCTTAAGCGTCGCGCTTGCCGTTAAGTATTTTGGCTCGCTTGCCGCACTTCCCGGCGCATTATTTAGCGTGTGGCACAACTTATCAGGCTCGATTTTAGCTGGAATTTGGGGCTCAAAAAGTCAAAAATAG
- a CDS encoding DMT family transporter has protein sequence MDKNSQNFGIVLTLLGGIFWGFSGACGQYLFERKGISAEYLTSLRLILSGVIMLAILYAKSGKFIFSIFSSKKNIYDLLFYALFGIMACQYTYFVTIELSNAAISTILQYLAPVLVLFVLCVEEKRFPYKKESLSVFCAIFGVFLLATHGNFTSLVIPPKTLIIGIISACTIVIYTLSPRRLMRSYPVTLILAWAMLIGGVVLSLYAKPWQLKGVSDMGGILALCGVVVFGTIFAFSLYMQGVKILGGGKASVISAIEPVSATLFAAFWLGSKFVMIDIIGFALIIVAIIILRKS, from the coding sequence ATGGATAAAAATAGTCAAAATTTCGGCATAGTTTTAACTCTTCTTGGCGGCATTTTCTGGGGGTTTTCTGGAGCTTGCGGACAATATCTTTTTGAGCGCAAAGGCATAAGTGCCGAGTATCTCACCTCGCTTCGCTTGATACTTTCAGGCGTGATAATGCTCGCGATTTTATACGCAAAAAGCGGCAAATTTATCTTTAGTATCTTTAGCTCAAAGAAAAATATCTACGATCTGCTCTTTTACGCGCTATTTGGCATTATGGCGTGTCAATACACCTATTTTGTCACGATTGAGCTTTCAAATGCGGCGATTTCGACTATTTTACAGTATCTTGCGCCTGTTTTAGTGCTGTTTGTGCTTTGCGTAGAAGAGAAAAGATTTCCTTATAAAAAGGAAAGTTTAAGCGTGTTTTGCGCTATTTTTGGAGTATTTTTGCTCGCCACTCATGGAAATTTCACAAGCCTTGTTATCCCGCCAAAGACACTTATCATCGGCATAATATCTGCATGTACTATCGTAATTTACACGCTTTCTCCGCGCAGATTGATGAGGAGCTATCCCGTCACGCTTATACTTGCGTGGGCGATGCTGATCGGTGGAGTGGTGCTAAGCCTTTATGCCAAGCCTTGGCAGCTTAAAGGTGTAAGCGATATGGGCGGAATTTTAGCACTTTGCGGTGTTGTCGTTTTTGGGACTATCTTTGCGTTTAGCCTTTACATGCAAGGAGTTAAAATTCTAGGTGGTGGCAAGGCTAGCGTGATATCTGCTATCGAGCCGGTTTCGGCTACTTTATTTGCGGCGTTTTGGCTTGGAAGTAAGTTTGTAATGATCGATATAATCGGGTTTGCGCTGATTATCGTTGCGATTATAATATTAAGAAAGAGCTAA
- a CDS encoding cyclase family protein gives MKIIDLSPVLSPKMQIYPGDAPFLIEQNLDGGFCTGNLSMSLHTGSHTDFAMHCGMSAVASEEISLSYFVGEAVCVGVGANLNEAIKFQMPPNPKNAQILLLNVHCEFKDEQDFFIINSPFLDEDFLNSAQQNGFKTIATNLSTIDAHGSNLRHKEAFERRIQIIECLVNLKPLEDKTFFFSAAPLKIANADAAPLRAYAILQS, from the coding sequence TTGAAAATCATAGACCTAAGCCCGGTTTTAAGCCCTAAAATGCAAATTTATCCCGGCGATGCGCCGTTTTTGATAGAGCAAAATTTAGACGGGGGATTTTGCACGGGAAACCTCTCTATGTCGCTTCATACAGGCTCGCATACTGATTTTGCTATGCATTGCGGCATGAGCGCAGTAGCAAGCGAGGAAATTTCTCTTAGCTATTTTGTGGGCGAAGCGGTTTGTGTCGGAGTGGGGGCAAATTTAAACGAAGCTATCAAATTTCAAATGCCGCCAAATCCAAAAAACGCTCAAATTTTGCTTTTAAACGTGCATTGTGAGTTTAAAGATGAGCAAGATTTTTTCATCATAAATTCTCCTTTTTTGGATGAGGATTTTTTAAATTCGGCTCAGCAAAACGGCTTTAAAACCATCGCTACAAATTTATCTACGATTGATGCTCACGGGTCAAATTTGCGTCACAAAGAGGCTTTTGAAAGACGGATTCAAATCATCGAATGCCTTGTAAATTTAAAGCCTTTGGAGGATAAAACTTTCTTTTTCTCGGCAGCTCCTTTAAAGATAGCAAACGCCGATGCAGCGCCACTTAGGGCTTACGCGATCTTACAAAGCTAA
- the tpx gene encoding thiol peroxidase, which translates to MAKVNFKGSPVNLRGDEVGVGQRAPEVTLVGGDLGEFKVGADNAKIEVLVTVPSLDTGVCATETRKFNEKMAGKNAIKLSVISADLPFAMGRFCSTEGIANLRVGSDFRAKEFGEKYGVLIDEGALKGLLARAVFVIKDGVIIHKQIVPEIADEPNYDAVFDAIKSSGGCGCGCGH; encoded by the coding sequence ATGGCAAAAGTAAATTTTAAAGGCTCGCCTGTAAATTTAAGAGGCGATGAGGTAGGTGTAGGACAGCGCGCCCCTGAAGTGACACTTGTGGGAGGCGATCTTGGTGAGTTTAAAGTAGGCGCAGACAACGCTAAAATCGAAGTTTTAGTCACAGTTCCTTCGCTTGATACGGGAGTTTGCGCGACTGAAACTCGCAAATTTAACGAAAAAATGGCTGGCAAAAATGCGATAAAACTAAGCGTTATTTCGGCTGATTTGCCGTTTGCGATGGGTAGATTTTGCTCTACTGAAGGTATAGCAAATTTGCGCGTCGGAAGCGACTTTAGAGCTAAAGAATTTGGCGAGAAATACGGCGTTTTGATCGATGAAGGAGCGCTTAAAGGTTTGCTAGCTCGCGCAGTTTTTGTAATAAAAGACGGAGTTATCATCCATAAGCAAATCGTGCCTGAAATCGCAGATGAGCCAAACTATGATGCCGTGTTTGACGCGATTAAGTCAAGTGGCGGTTGTGGCTGCGGTTGCGGACATTAA